In the genome of Lynx canadensis isolate LIC74 chromosome F1, mLynCan4.pri.v2, whole genome shotgun sequence, one region contains:
- the SHE gene encoding SH2 domain-containing adapter protein E, whose amino-acid sequence MAARWFKEFPLNLKTASERARPGGGGGRLRKNSEAGGAAPAPGKGRKNSAAELGSGRAGGGGGGGAPRDSRPPRDGLQGLIQAAAGKGRKNSRAAEDEPHRGVARSAGCSTYISRLIKVDAQEKNGGGGGGGGSGSPGSSASSSASSSPASLGPEPDKGKVVRQQDTVIILEDYADPYDATRTKGQRDAERVGENDGYMEPYDAQQMITEIRRRGSKDPLVKALQLLDGPCEAGDTGTKSETSAKRRSSKDLLGKPPQLYDTPYEPTDGGPRTEERRTRLPAGDERPAAEYEQPWEWKKEQIARALSVQFEGSERPSVKEDAVRPHPRQKSWTPKVLKPAASEHGEGEKVDPALPLGKQPWYHGAITRAEAESRLQPCREAAYLVRSSESGSSRYTIALKTSQGCVHIIVAQTKDSKYTLDQTSAVFGSIPEVVHHYSSEKLPFKGAEHMTLLHPVHSKLH is encoded by the exons ATGGCGGCGCGGTGGTTCAAGGAGTTTCCGCTGAACCTGAAGACGGCGTCCGAGCGCGCCCGgcccgggggcggcggcggccgacTGCGCAAGAACTCGGAGGCGGGCGGCGCCGCGCCGGCCCCCGGCAAGGGCCGCAAGAACTCGGCGGCCGAGCTGGGGAGCGGccgggccggcggcggcggcggcggcggcgcccccAGGGACAGCCGGCCGCCCCGGGACGGCCTGCAGGGCCTGATACAGGCCGCCGCGGGCAAGGGCCGCAAGAACTCGCGGGCCGCCGAGGACGAGCCGCACCGGGGCGTGGCCAGGAGCGCGGGCTGCAGCACCTACATCAGCAGGCTCATCAAGGTGGACGCGCAGGAGAAgaacggcggcggcggcggcggcggcggcagtggCAGCCCCGGCTCCAGCGCCTCTTCCTCCGCGtcctcttcccctgcctccctgggccccGAACCGGACAAGGGCAAGGTCGTGAGGCAGCAGGACACG GTCATCATTTTAGAAGACTACGCTGATCCTTACGATGCCACGCGGACAAAAGGTCAGAGGGacgcagagagagtgggagagaatgaCGGGTACATGGAGCCCTATGACGCGCAGCAGATGATAACAG AAATCCGACGCCGAGGTTCCAAGGATCCCTTGGTGAAGGCTCTTCAGCTGCTGGACGGTCCCTGCGAGGCGGGCGACACCGGCACGAAATCGGAGACGTCAGCCAAGAGACGGAGCTCCAAGGACCTCCTGGGGAAGCCCCCCCAGCTGTACGACACGCCTTACGAGCCCACGGACGGCGGCCCCAGGACAGAGGAGCGGAGGACACGACTGCCCGCGGGGGACGAGAGGCCAGCGGCCGAGTACGAGCAGCCCTGGGAGTGGAAGAAGGAGCAGATCGCCAGGGCCCTGTCAG TTCAGTTTGAAGGCTCTGAGCGACCTTCCGTCAAGGAGGACGCGGTGAGGCCGCACCCCCGTCAGAAGAGCTGGACCCCCAAGGTCTTGAAGCCGGCCGCCTCCGAGCACGGCGAGGGCGAGAAGGTGGACCCAGCCCTGCCGCTGGGGAAGCAGCC TTGGTACCATGGCGCCATCACCCGTGCGGAGGCCGAGAGCCGGCTGCAGCCCTGCAGGGAAGCTGCCTACCTGGTCCGCAGCAGCGAGTCCGGGAGCAGCAGGTACACCATCGCACTGAA GACTAGCCAAGGGTGTGTCCACATCATAGTGGCCCAGACCAAGGACAGCAAGTACACGCTGGACCAGACGAGCGCGGTCTTTGGCAGCATCCCCGAAGTGGTGCACCACTACTCCAGCGAGAAGTTGCCTTTCAAGGGGGCGGAACACATGACCTTGCTGCACCCCGTGCACAGCAAGCTGCACTAA